A genomic segment from Capra hircus breed San Clemente chromosome 7, ASM170441v1, whole genome shotgun sequence encodes:
- the SYCE2 gene encoding synaptonemal complex central element protein 2 isoform X2: MERQGVDMPHVEFKDQEPQLQGENQEQQQGEETRDEEACQGPASQVSSPSVATSSANRQLMMLEGKSGSCFSSLDSSIDILKKRAQELIENINESRQKDHALMTNFRDSLKIKVSDLTEKLEERMYQIYNHHNKIIQEKLQEFTQKMAKISHLETELKQVCHTVETVYKDLCVQPEATTLEEQIHKDGEC, encoded by the exons ATGGAGCGACAGGGA GTGGACATGCCCCACGTAGAGTTCAAGGACCAGGAGCCACAGCTGCAGGGAGAGAACCAGGAACAGCAGCAGGGTGAGGAGACCCGCGATGAGGAGGCTTGTCAAGGGCCAGCTAG TCAGGTTTCTAGCCCCTCTGTCGCCACCTCCAGTGCCAACCGCCAGCTGATGATGCTGGAAGGAAAGTCAGGATCCTGCTTTTCCTCTCTGGACTCGAGCATCGACATCCTGAAGAAGAGGGCCCAGGAGCTGATCGAAAACATCAACGAGAGCAGGCAGAAGGACCATGCCCTCATGACCAACTTCAGAGACAGCCTCAAGATCAAG GTTTCAGACCTGACAGAGAAGCTGGAGGAGAGGATGTATCAGATTTATAATCACCACAACAAAATCATCCAGGAAAAGCTCCAAGAGTTTACCCAAAAGATGGCAAAGATCAGTCACCTGGAAACAGAGCTCAAACAAGTGTGCCACACCGTGGAGACTGTGTACAAAGACCTGTGTGTCCAGCCTGAG GCTACTACTCTGGAAGAACAGATTCACAAAGATGGTGAATGCTGA
- the SYCE2 gene encoding synaptonemal complex central element protein 2 isoform X4 produces the protein MERQGVDMPHVEFKDQEPQLQGENQEQQQGEETRDEEACQGPASANRQLMMLEGKSGSCFSSLDSSIDILKKRAQELIENINESRQKDHALMTNFRDSLKIKVSDLTEKLEERMYQIYNHHNKIIQEKLQEFTQKMAKISHLETELKQVCHTVETVYKDLCVQPEATTLEEQIHKDGEC, from the exons ATGGAGCGACAGGGA GTGGACATGCCCCACGTAGAGTTCAAGGACCAGGAGCCACAGCTGCAGGGAGAGAACCAGGAACAGCAGCAGGGTGAGGAGACCCGCGATGAGGAGGCTTGTCAAGGGCCAGCTAG TGCCAACCGCCAGCTGATGATGCTGGAAGGAAAGTCAGGATCCTGCTTTTCCTCTCTGGACTCGAGCATCGACATCCTGAAGAAGAGGGCCCAGGAGCTGATCGAAAACATCAACGAGAGCAGGCAGAAGGACCATGCCCTCATGACCAACTTCAGAGACAGCCTCAAGATCAAG GTTTCAGACCTGACAGAGAAGCTGGAGGAGAGGATGTATCAGATTTATAATCACCACAACAAAATCATCCAGGAAAAGCTCCAAGAGTTTACCCAAAAGATGGCAAAGATCAGTCACCTGGAAACAGAGCTCAAACAAGTGTGCCACACCGTGGAGACTGTGTACAAAGACCTGTGTGTCCAGCCTGAG GCTACTACTCTGGAAGAACAGATTCACAAAGATGGTGAATGCTGA
- the SYCE2 gene encoding synaptonemal complex central element protein 2 isoform X1, giving the protein MERQGVDMPHVEFKDQEPQLQGENQEQQQGEETRDEEACQGPARSQVSSPSVATSSANRQLMMLEGKSGSCFSSLDSSIDILKKRAQELIENINESRQKDHALMTNFRDSLKIKVSDLTEKLEERMYQIYNHHNKIIQEKLQEFTQKMAKISHLETELKQVCHTVETVYKDLCVQPEATTLEEQIHKDGEC; this is encoded by the exons ATGGAGCGACAGGGA GTGGACATGCCCCACGTAGAGTTCAAGGACCAGGAGCCACAGCTGCAGGGAGAGAACCAGGAACAGCAGCAGGGTGAGGAGACCCGCGATGAGGAGGCTTGTCAAGGGCCAGCTAG AAGTCAGGTTTCTAGCCCCTCTGTCGCCACCTCCAGTGCCAACCGCCAGCTGATGATGCTGGAAGGAAAGTCAGGATCCTGCTTTTCCTCTCTGGACTCGAGCATCGACATCCTGAAGAAGAGGGCCCAGGAGCTGATCGAAAACATCAACGAGAGCAGGCAGAAGGACCATGCCCTCATGACCAACTTCAGAGACAGCCTCAAGATCAAG GTTTCAGACCTGACAGAGAAGCTGGAGGAGAGGATGTATCAGATTTATAATCACCACAACAAAATCATCCAGGAAAAGCTCCAAGAGTTTACCCAAAAGATGGCAAAGATCAGTCACCTGGAAACAGAGCTCAAACAAGTGTGCCACACCGTGGAGACTGTGTACAAAGACCTGTGTGTCCAGCCTGAG GCTACTACTCTGGAAGAACAGATTCACAAAGATGGTGAATGCTGA
- the SYCE2 gene encoding synaptonemal complex central element protein 2 isoform X3 codes for MPHVEFKDQEPQLQGENQEQQQGEETRDEEACQGPARSQVSSPSVATSSANRQLMMLEGKSGSCFSSLDSSIDILKKRAQELIENINESRQKDHALMTNFRDSLKIKVSDLTEKLEERMYQIYNHHNKIIQEKLQEFTQKMAKISHLETELKQVCHTVETVYKDLCVQPEATTLEEQIHKDGEC; via the exons ATGCCCCACGTAGAGTTCAAGGACCAGGAGCCACAGCTGCAGGGAGAGAACCAGGAACAGCAGCAGGGTGAGGAGACCCGCGATGAGGAGGCTTGTCAAGGGCCAGCTAG AAGTCAGGTTTCTAGCCCCTCTGTCGCCACCTCCAGTGCCAACCGCCAGCTGATGATGCTGGAAGGAAAGTCAGGATCCTGCTTTTCCTCTCTGGACTCGAGCATCGACATCCTGAAGAAGAGGGCCCAGGAGCTGATCGAAAACATCAACGAGAGCAGGCAGAAGGACCATGCCCTCATGACCAACTTCAGAGACAGCCTCAAGATCAAG GTTTCAGACCTGACAGAGAAGCTGGAGGAGAGGATGTATCAGATTTATAATCACCACAACAAAATCATCCAGGAAAAGCTCCAAGAGTTTACCCAAAAGATGGCAAAGATCAGTCACCTGGAAACAGAGCTCAAACAAGTGTGCCACACCGTGGAGACTGTGTACAAAGACCTGTGTGTCCAGCCTGAG GCTACTACTCTGGAAGAACAGATTCACAAAGATGGTGAATGCTGA
- the GCDH gene encoding glutaryl-CoA dehydrogenase, mitochondrial — protein sequence MALRGVYARLLNRGPGLQVFRSWSSATAQTEKGEKTQSRSAKPSRPEFDWRDPLLLEEQLTADEILIRDTFRTYCQERLMPRILLANRNEVFHREIISEMGELGMLGPTIQGYSCAGVSSVAYGLLARELERVDSGYRSAMSVQSSLVMHPIYAYGSEEQKQKYLPRLAKGELLGCFGLTEPNHGSDPSGMETRARHNPSSRSYFLNGSKTWITNSPVADLLIVWARCEDSCIRGFLLEKGMRGLSTPRIEGKFSLRASSTGMIIMDDVEVPEENVLPGVSGLAGPFGCLNNARYGITWGVLGAAEFCLHTARQYTLDRIQFGVPLAKNQLIQKKLADMLTEITLGLHACLQLGRLKDQDKAAPEMVSLLKRNNCGKALDIARQARDMLGGNGISDEYHVIRHVMNLESVNTYEGTHDIHALILGRAITGIQAFVAGK from the exons ATGGCCCTGAGAGGCGTCTACGCGCGGCTACTGAACCGCGGACCCGGCCTACAAGTCTTTCGTTCATGGAGTTCGGCGACAGCGCAGACCG agaaaggcGAGAAGACCCAGAGTCGATCGGCCAAGC CTTCACGGCCTGAGTTTGACTGGAGGGACCCACTGTTGCTGGAGGAGCAGCTGACAGCAGATGAGATCCTCATCAGGGATACCTTCCGCACCTACTGCCAGGAGCGCCTCATGCCCCGCATCCTGCTGGCCAATCGCAACGAAG TTTTTCACCGGGAGATCATCTCAGAGATGGGGGAGCTCGGTATGCTGGGCCCCACCATCCAAG GGTATAGCTGTGCTGGAGTCTCATCGGTGGCCTATGGGCTCCTGGCCCGAGAGCTGGAGCGAGTGGACAGTGGCTACAGGTCAGCAATGAGTGTCCAGTCTTCCCTTGTCATGCACCCTATCTATGCATATGGCAGCGAGGAGCAAAAGCAGAAGTACCTGCCCCGGCTGG CCAAGGGGGAGCTGCTGGGCTGCTTTGGGCTCACGGAGCCCAACCACGGAAGTGACCCTAGCGGCATGGAGACCAGAGCCCGCCACAACCCATCCAGCAGGAGCTACTTCCTCAACGGGTCCAAGACCTG GATCACCAACTCGCCTGTGGCCGACTTGCTGATAGTATGGGCTCGGTGTGAGGATAGCTGCATTCGGGGcttcctgctggagaaggggatgcGGGGCCTCTCAACCCCCAGGATTGAGGGCAAGTTCTCTCTGCGGGCATCATCCACAGGGATGATTATTATGGATGATGTGGAGGTGCCAGAGGAGAATGTGCTGCCCGGGGTGTCTGGTCTGGCG GGTCCCTTCGGCTGCCTAAACAATGCCCGCTATGGCATCACATGGGGTGTGCTTGGAGCCGCTGAGTTCTGTTTGCACACAGCCCGGCAGTACACTCTGGACAG GATCCAGTTTGGTGTCCCACTGGCCAAGAACCAACTGATTCAGAAAAAGCTGGCGGACATGCTCACCGAGATCACATTGGGCCTTCATGCCTGCCTGCAGCTCGGCCGCTTGAAGGATCAAGACAA GGCCGCCCCGGAAATGGTCTCTTTGCTGAAGAGGAATAACTGTGGGAAGGCCCTGGACATCGCTCGCCAGGCCCGAGACATGCTGGGGGGGAATGGGATTTCTGATGAGTATCACGTGATCCGGCATGTCATGAACCTGGAGTCTGTGAACACCTATGAAG GTACTCATGACATCCACGCTCTGATCCTCGGAAGGGCTATCACAGGGATCCAGGCGTTCGTGGCCGGCAAGTGA